AAAGTATGTTCCCTTCTGACATACTTCCAAAAGTTTATCCAAAAGAACCCACTCCACAGGAGAAGTCCGAAATTGACGACGTGTTGGGTAGTAATATTTTTAATGTTATGCTAAATAGGCGTTCGCAGAGAAAATTTGAGGAAAGAGAATTAGAAGATTGGAAAATCGATATTATTTTTGCTGCTGCTGACACGGCCCCCACGGCTGGAGGGTTCCAAGGTTTTGAAATTTATCATATCAAAAACACCCAATTAAAACAGAACTTGATAAAAGCTGCCAATAACCAACCTTACGTAAATGCACCCTTAGTTTTGGTATTTTGCTCTAATCCCTCACGGATTAAATTAAATTTTGATCCAGAGGTAATAAATAAATTTTCCATTCAAGACGCTACCCTTGCAGCTGGTTATGCCCAATTAGCTGCTCATGCATTAGGATTGAGCTCCATTTGGATAGGCATGTTTAATGAACACTTACTGAAAGAAGTAGTTGGTACTGATTTAGCCCCATCCTCGATCTTATGCATAGGATATCCAAAGAAAATGCTAATTCCCAAACCAAAGAGAAATCTTACAGATTTGATACATACTGTCTAATTGTATTATTCTAAAATAATACATATTTGGTGGTCTAGATATGTATGACATTTATTTTCTGATAGCTACTATTACTATGAATCCCATCATATCAATTTAGGATTTCTGTTTCACAAATCATTTTTGATATCAGGTTAATGACATAGGTAACATGAGTTCAAGAACAAATGTTCAAGAACAAATTATTATCTAATTTAATCAATTCACTATACTATCAATAATTAATCAAAAAAAATGGTTATAAAAAAAGTAAGGTATGCGGCAGTTTATTGGTTTTTGTATATTGCGGTATAGGGCAAATCAAATGATTGGTAT
This Candidatus Nitrosocosmicus oleophilus DNA region includes the following protein-coding sequences:
- a CDS encoding nitroreductase family protein codes for the protein MFPSDILPKVYPKEPTPQEKSEIDDVLGSNIFNVMLNRRSQRKFEERELEDWKIDIIFAAADTAPTAGGFQGFEIYHIKNTQLKQNLIKAANNQPYVNAPLVLVFCSNPSRIKLNFDPEVINKFSIQDATLAAGYAQLAAHALGLSSIWIGMFNEHLLKEVVGTDLAPSSILCIGYPKKMLIPKPKRNLTDLIHTV